From the genome of Pseudosulfitobacter sp. DSM 107133, one region includes:
- a CDS encoding LysR family transcriptional regulator, producing MSYLDNIRTFVRVYELGSMSAAGRDLRISPAVTSSRISQLEDHLSVRLFQRTTRSLTPTEQGKAFYSGACEILESVDSAEAQVVSITDNPKGALFVAAPLGVGRRLIAPQVPAFLKAYPEVSVRLRLTDRKVDLTTEGLDLAFFLGQPEDSTLRMRKIADVERVLCAAPDYIAARGDPLSGDALVADRHECLNLRFPGAPEFQWRLMTAEGPKRFAVTGRYESDDGDVLTDWALAGQGIVLKPIFEVVEHLRAGRLVPVATATPPEPIQMACLFTHRKRQDPKTRLFMDFVIERISKAVRDSEML from the coding sequence ATGTCCTATCTTGATAATATCCGTACCTTCGTGCGTGTCTATGAATTGGGCAGTATGTCTGCCGCCGGGCGCGATTTGCGTATTTCTCCGGCAGTGACATCATCGCGTATTTCGCAGCTTGAGGATCACCTGAGCGTGCGCCTGTTCCAGCGCACCACCCGCAGCCTGACCCCGACCGAGCAGGGCAAGGCGTTTTACAGCGGTGCCTGCGAGATACTGGAATCGGTGGACAGCGCCGAGGCGCAGGTGGTGTCGATCACCGACAACCCCAAGGGCGCGCTGTTCGTGGCCGCCCCTTTGGGTGTGGGCCGGCGGCTGATCGCGCCGCAGGTGCCTGCCTTTCTGAAAGCCTATCCCGAAGTCTCGGTGCGCCTGCGCCTGACCGACCGCAAGGTCGACCTGACCACCGAAGGGCTGGATCTGGCGTTTTTTCTGGGTCAACCCGAGGACAGCACCCTGCGAATGCGCAAGATTGCCGATGTCGAACGGGTGCTGTGCGCCGCACCCGACTATATCGCCGCGCGCGGCGATCCGCTGTCGGGCGACGCACTGGTGGCCGACCGCCACGAATGTCTGAACCTGCGCTTTCCCGGTGCGCCGGAATTTCAGTGGCGGCTGATGACAGCCGAGGGGCCGAAACGCTTTGCGGTCACGGGGCGCTATGAATCCGACGACGGCGATGTGCTGACCGACTGGGCGCTGGCGGGACAGGGGATCGTGCTGAAACCGATTTTTGAAGTGGTCGAGCATTTGCGCGCAGGCCGGCTGGTGCCCGTGGCCACAGCCACTCCGCCCGAGCCGATCCAGATGGCGTGCCTGTTCACCCACCGCAAACGTCAGGACCCCAAGACCCGCCTGTTCATGGATTTTGTGATTGAACGCATCAGCAAAGCGGTGCGCGACAGCGAGATGCTTTGA
- a CDS encoding urate hydroxylase PuuD, protein MYDLAVLWDWAAFAVRWLHVITAMAWIGASFFFIALDLGLKKAPNMPVGAHGEEWQVHGGGFYHIQKYLVAPENMPEHLIWHKWQSYITWVSGAALLMIVYWVGGELFLLDPTKADLSLWQGILISGGSLTIGWILYDLMCKSKLGETPTFLMLLLFVILVVMSWGYNQIFTGRAALLHLGAFTATIMTANVFFIIMPNQRIVVNDLKEGRTPDPKYGKIAKLRSTHNNYLTLPVVFLMLSNHYPLAFATEYSWAITSLVFLTGVTIRHYFNTMHATGKGPHWTWGVTVILFILIAWLSTASMHDTYEEAEARPLTATEQRFASASGFDDAYDAVISNCSMCHAREPVWEGLLWAPKGVLLETQSDVVRHAPQIYMQAGLSHAMPPPNAVQMDDDARRQIVAWVRAASGD, encoded by the coding sequence ATGTATGATCTGGCTGTCTTGTGGGACTGGGCCGCTTTTGCGGTCCGTTGGTTGCACGTCATCACTGCAATGGCGTGGATCGGCGCGTCGTTCTTTTTCATTGCCCTTGATCTGGGGCTGAAGAAAGCGCCCAATATGCCGGTGGGTGCGCATGGCGAGGAATGGCAGGTGCATGGCGGCGGGTTTTACCACATCCAGAAATATCTGGTGGCCCCGGAAAACATGCCCGAGCACCTGATCTGGCACAAATGGCAAAGCTACATCACATGGGTGTCGGGAGCTGCGCTGTTGATGATCGTCTATTGGGTCGGGGGCGAATTGTTCCTGCTGGACCCGACCAAGGCCGATCTGTCGTTGTGGCAGGGCATCCTGATCTCGGGTGGATCGCTGACCATCGGCTGGATCCTCTACGACCTGATGTGCAAATCGAAACTGGGCGAGACGCCGACCTTTCTGATGCTGCTCTTGTTCGTGATCCTTGTGGTGATGTCCTGGGGCTATAACCAGATTTTCACCGGCCGCGCGGCGCTGCTGCATCTGGGGGCGTTCACCGCCACGATCATGACGGCGAACGTGTTTTTCATCATCATGCCCAACCAGCGCATTGTGGTGAATGACCTGAAAGAGGGGCGCACGCCCGATCCCAAGTACGGCAAGATCGCCAAGCTGCGGTCGACCCACAACAACTATCTGACCCTGCCGGTCGTCTTCCTGATGCTGTCGAACCATTACCCGCTGGCCTTTGCCACCGAATACAGCTGGGCCATCACCAGCCTTGTGTTCCTGACAGGTGTGACCATCCGGCATTATTTCAACACCATGCATGCCACCGGCAAGGGGCCGCACTGGACATGGGGTGTGACGGTGATCCTGTTCATCCTGATCGCCTGGCTGTCCACCGCGTCGATGCACGACACCTATGAAGAGGCCGAGGCGCGGCCCCTGACGGCGACCGAACAGCGGTTTGCGTCGGCGTCAGGGTTTGATGATGCCTATGACGCGGTGATCTCGAACTGTTCCATGTGCCATGCCCGCGAACCGGTTTGGGAGGGGCTGCTTTGGGCCCCCAAGGGCGTGCTGCTGGAAACCCAAAGCGACGTGGTGCGCCATGCGCCGCAGATCTACATGCAGGCGGGGCTAAGCCACGCGATGCCGCCGCCCAATGCGGTGCAGATGGATGATGACGCCCGCCGCCAGATCGTGGCGTGGGTGCGGGCGGCGTCGGGGGATTAA
- a CDS encoding LysR family transcriptional regulator has translation MSYIESLKVFVRVVELGSITSGGRDLRLTPAVASKRIKELEKHLGVRLFNRTTRSLSPTEVGHVFYDEAKSVLGALETAEAKVANYSAQPRGTIQITAPLGAGRRLIAPLVPRFVDAFPDTRVRMRLSDRKVDILADGLDIAFFIGTPGDSNMKLRKIADCARVLCAAPRYLAQRGAPQRPDELMDHNCLLLRYPRSPEYFWTLDTAQGPRKLEVAGKYDADDGDVLTDWALDGRGIVNKPRFDVAGHLARGDLVEVLPDTPPVPTIFGCLYPHKKLQDPKVRLFVDFVVKHCEGLLPAA, from the coding sequence ATGTCCTATATCGAAAGCCTGAAAGTCTTTGTGCGCGTGGTTGAACTGGGCAGCATCACATCGGGTGGGCGCGACCTGCGCCTGACCCCGGCCGTGGCCAGTAAACGTATCAAGGAGTTGGAAAAACATCTGGGCGTGCGCCTGTTCAACCGCACCACGCGGTCGCTGTCGCCCACCGAGGTCGGCCATGTGTTTTATGACGAGGCAAAGTCCGTTCTGGGTGCGTTGGAAACAGCCGAAGCCAAGGTGGCCAATTATTCGGCCCAGCCGCGTGGCACCATCCAGATCACTGCACCGCTGGGGGCCGGTCGCCGCCTGATAGCGCCGCTGGTGCCACGATTCGTCGATGCCTTTCCCGACACGCGGGTGCGAATGCGCCTGTCGGATCGCAAGGTGGACATATTGGCAGACGGTCTGGATATCGCGTTTTTCATCGGCACGCCGGGGGATTCAAATATGAAGCTGCGCAAGATTGCCGATTGCGCCCGCGTGCTGTGCGCCGCGCCGCGCTATCTGGCGCAACGGGGCGCACCGCAGCGGCCTGATGAACTGATGGATCACAACTGTCTGCTGCTGCGCTACCCCCGCTCGCCCGAATACTTCTGGACGCTGGACACCGCCCAAGGGCCGCGCAAGCTGGAGGTGGCGGGGAAATACGATGCCGATGACGGGGATGTGCTGACCGATTGGGCGCTGGACGGGCGCGGGATCGTGAACAAGCCACGCTTTGACGTGGCGGGCCATCTGGCGCGCGGCGATCTGGTCGAGGTGCTGCCTGATACACCGCCGGTGCCTACGATCTTTGGGTGTTTGTATCCGCACAAGAAGCTGCAGGACCCGAAGGTGCGGCTGTTCGTCGATTTCGTGGTGAAACACTGCGAGGGGCTGTTGCCTGCTGCTTAG
- the xdhA gene encoding xanthine dehydrogenase small subunit, which produces MTQRHDIRFLLNGREVTVPDVGASRTLLDFLRLDRRMTGTKEGCAEGDCGACTVLVGRLGADGLSYAPVNACIRFLASVDGCHVVTIEHLSGPDGRLHPVQQAMVDHHGSQCGFCTPGFVMSLYALWMAVPEPTETQVETALQGNLCRCTGYAPIIRAAVAVSRYGSPAADHLNTERAGITAQLTALRDGVRVVTGPADDLAILPADVDDLAAALLEYPDATLIAGATDVGLWVTKFLRPIGPAIFLGHLDALKAVQVKGDALQIGAGASYSECQDAISAHFPHLGPYWDRIAGWQVRNMGTVGGNIANGSPIGDTPPVLIALGADITLRRGDAQRVLPLETFFIDYGKQDRAAGEFVESIRVPLAAQGQIDAAYKISKRRDEDISSVAAGISVTRDGDRIAEARIAFGGMAATPKRAVQAEAALRGATWSEATFEQAAQALAQDFAPLSDWRASADYRMLAAQNLLRRFFLEHDDATTAPVQLATA; this is translated from the coding sequence ATGACCCAACGCCACGACATCCGCTTTCTTCTGAATGGCCGCGAGGTCACTGTCCCCGACGTGGGCGCCAGCCGGACGCTGCTGGATTTCCTGCGGCTGGACCGGCGCATGACCGGCACCAAGGAGGGCTGCGCCGAGGGCGATTGCGGGGCCTGCACCGTGCTGGTCGGACGGTTGGGAGCCGACGGTCTGAGCTATGCGCCGGTCAACGCCTGTATCCGCTTTCTGGCCTCGGTCGACGGCTGCCACGTCGTCACCATTGAACATCTGTCCGGTCCCGACGGGCGGCTGCATCCGGTGCAACAGGCGATGGTGGACCATCACGGCAGCCAGTGCGGGTTCTGCACGCCGGGGTTCGTGATGTCGCTTTATGCGCTGTGGATGGCGGTGCCCGAGCCGACGGAAACGCAGGTGGAAACTGCGCTGCAAGGCAACCTGTGCCGCTGCACCGGCTATGCGCCGATCATCCGCGCCGCCGTGGCGGTCAGCCGCTATGGCTCCCCCGCTGCCGATCATCTGAACACCGAGCGCGCCGGCATAACCGCGCAACTGACGGCGCTGCGCGACGGGGTGCGTGTGGTGACAGGGCCGGCGGATGATCTGGCGATCCTGCCTGCGGATGTGGACGATCTGGCGGCGGCGCTGCTGGAGTATCCCGATGCCACGTTGATCGCCGGGGCCACCGATGTGGGCCTGTGGGTGACGAAATTTCTGCGGCCCATTGGGCCTGCGATTTTCCTGGGCCATCTGGATGCGCTGAAGGCGGTGCAGGTAAAGGGTGACGCGCTGCAGATCGGGGCAGGGGCCAGCTACAGCGAGTGTCAGGACGCGATTTCCGCGCATTTCCCGCATCTGGGCCCCTATTGGGACCGTATCGCGGGCTGGCAGGTGCGCAATATGGGCACCGTGGGCGGCAATATCGCCAACGGCTCGCCCATTGGCGACACGCCGCCGGTGCTGATCGCGCTGGGGGCGGACATCACCCTGCGGCGCGGCGATGCGCAGCGGGTGCTGCCGCTGGAGACGTTTTTCATCGACTACGGCAAACAGGACCGCGCAGCGGGCGAGTTTGTCGAAAGCATCCGCGTGCCGCTGGCCGCGCAGGGGCAGATCGACGCCGCCTACAAGATCTCGAAACGGCGGGACGAGGATATTTCCTCGGTCGCGGCGGGCATCAGCGTGACGCGCGACGGCGACCGGATTGCCGAGGCGCGCATCGCCTTTGGCGGTATGGCGGCCACGCCCAAACGCGCGGTGCAGGCCGAGGCGGCCCTGCGCGGCGCGACCTGGTCCGAGGCGACCTTTGAACAGGCGGCACAGGCTTTGGCGCAGGACTTCGCCCCGCTCAGCGATTGGCGCGCCTCGGCTGACTACCGGATGCTGGCGGCCCAGAACCTGCTGCGCCGGTTCTTTCTGGAACATGACGATGCAACCACCGCGCCGGTCCAACTGGCCACAGCGTAA
- the xdhB gene encoding xanthine dehydrogenase molybdopterin binding subunit, protein MKDEVSIRGAVHTDRIHDSAIKHVTGTADYTDDIPQPQGTLHAYLGVSNVAHATLNALDLSAVRSAPGVVGVLTAADVPGCNDISPTGLNDEPVFPTDRIEFHGQPLFAVIAETRDAARRAAELAQVDCTVLPHALDPIAAQDAGYPHVTAPLKLERGTVDDGFAAAPNRLQGRIAIGGQDHMYLEGQIAFAIPGEDDDVVVHCSTQHPSEAQHMVAHVLGVPSNAVTVNVRRMGGGFGGKESQMNLFCVVAAMAAKKWNRAVKIRPDRDQDMTATGKRHDFVVDYDVGFDDDGRIQAVESCFAARCGYSSDLSGPVTDRALFHADNAYFYPHVRLTSRPMKTNTVSNTAFRGFGGPQGVVAAERMIEEIAYATGRDPLDVRKVNFYGDAGRDLTPYHQQVQDNIIGRLVDELEETAAYRQRRAEIVEFNAGSKILKKGIALTPVKFGISFTATHYNQAGALVHVYSDGSIALNHGGTEMGQGLNTKVAQVVADAFQVDFDRIKITRTTTEKVPNTSATAASSGSDLNGMAALNAVEQIKARLVAFAAETWGVAPEDVRFRPNLVQIGDDTLPFDSFIKQAYMARVQLSAAGFYKTPDIHWDRASGKGRPFYYYAYGAACSEVTIDTLTGEYRVTRTDILHDVGRSLNPVLDKGQVEGAFIQGMGWLTTEELWWDDKGALRTHAPSTYKIPLASDRPRVFNVNLADWSKNRELTIKRSKAVGEPPFMLGISVFEALSMAVASVADYTVCPRLDAPATPERVLMAVARLRAGA, encoded by the coding sequence ATGAAAGACGAAGTTTCGATCCGTGGCGCGGTCCACACCGACCGTATTCACGACAGCGCCATCAAACATGTGACCGGCACGGCGGATTACACCGACGACATTCCGCAACCACAGGGCACATTGCACGCCTATCTTGGTGTGTCGAACGTGGCCCACGCCACGCTGAACGCGCTGGACCTGAGCGCCGTGCGTTCCGCCCCCGGCGTGGTCGGCGTGCTGACCGCCGCCGATGTGCCGGGATGCAATGACATCAGCCCCACGGGATTGAACGACGAGCCGGTTTTCCCCACCGACAGGATCGAATTCCACGGCCAGCCGCTGTTTGCCGTGATCGCAGAAACCCGCGATGCCGCCCGCCGCGCGGCAGAGCTGGCGCAGGTGGATTGCACCGTTCTGCCCCACGCGCTGGACCCGATTGCGGCGCAGGATGCCGGATACCCCCATGTCACAGCCCCCTTGAAGCTGGAGCGGGGCACGGTCGATGACGGCTTTGCCGCCGCGCCCAACCGCTTGCAGGGGCGCATCGCCATCGGCGGGCAGGATCATATGTATCTGGAGGGGCAGATCGCCTTTGCCATTCCGGGCGAGGATGACGACGTGGTGGTGCATTGCAGCACCCAGCACCCGTCGGAAGCGCAGCATATGGTGGCGCATGTGCTGGGCGTACCGTCCAATGCGGTCACGGTGAACGTGCGGCGCATGGGCGGCGGTTTTGGCGGCAAGGAAAGCCAGATGAACCTGTTTTGCGTGGTCGCCGCTATGGCCGCAAAGAAATGGAACCGCGCGGTAAAAATCCGCCCCGACCGCGATCAGGACATGACCGCGACCGGCAAGCGCCATGATTTCGTGGTGGATTACGATGTGGGCTTTGACGACGACGGGCGCATTCAGGCGGTCGAAAGCTGTTTCGCCGCGCGCTGCGGGTATTCGTCGGACCTGTCCGGGCCGGTGACCGACCGCGCGCTGTTTCACGCCGACAACGCCTATTTCTACCCGCATGTGCGGCTGACCAGCCGTCCGATGAAGACGAATACAGTCTCGAACACGGCCTTTCGCGGCTTTGGCGGGCCGCAGGGTGTGGTCGCTGCCGAACGGATGATCGAAGAGATTGCATATGCCACGGGCCGCGATCCGCTGGACGTGCGCAAGGTCAATTTCTATGGCGATGCGGGGCGGGATCTGACGCCGTACCACCAGCAGGTGCAGGACAATATCATCGGCCGGCTGGTAGACGAGCTGGAGGAAACCGCCGCCTATCGCCAGCGGCGTGCCGAGATTGTTGAGTTCAATGCAGGGTCTAAAATCCTGAAAAAGGGCATCGCCCTGACGCCGGTCAAATTCGGCATCTCGTTCACTGCCACCCACTACAATCAGGCCGGTGCGCTGGTGCATGTTTACTCTGACGGCTCCATCGCGCTGAACCACGGCGGGACCGAGATGGGACAGGGGCTGAACACCAAGGTGGCGCAGGTTGTGGCCGATGCGTTCCAGGTGGATTTCGACCGCATCAAGATCACCAGGACCACGACCGAAAAGGTGCCGAACACATCCGCCACGGCGGCGTCGTCGGGGTCGGACCTGAACGGGATGGCGGCGCTGAATGCGGTCGAGCAGATCAAGGCGCGGCTGGTGGCCTTTGCCGCCGAGACATGGGGCGTGGCCCCCGAGGATGTACGGTTTCGGCCCAATCTTGTACAGATTGGCGACGACACGCTGCCCTTCGACAGTTTCATCAAACAGGCCTATATGGCGCGCGTGCAGCTTTCGGCGGCAGGCTTCTACAAAACGCCCGACATCCATTGGGACCGTGCCAGCGGCAAGGGGCGTCCGTTCTATTATTACGCCTATGGTGCGGCCTGTTCCGAGGTGACGATTGACACACTGACCGGCGAATACCGCGTCACGCGGACCGACATCCTGCATGATGTGGGCCGGTCGCTGAACCCCGTTCTGGACAAGGGACAGGTCGAGGGCGCGTTCATTCAAGGCATGGGCTGGCTGACCACTGAGGAATTGTGGTGGGACGACAAGGGCGCGCTGCGCACCCATGCGCCGTCGACCTATAAGATCCCGCTGGCCAGCGACCGGCCGCGCGTCTTCAACGTCAATCTGGCCGACTGGTCCAAGAATCGTGAACTGACGATCAAACGGTCCAAGGCCGTGGGCGAGCCGCCCTTCATGCTGGGCATTTCGGTGTTCGAGGCGCTGTCGATGGCGGTGGCTTCGGTGGCCGATTACACCGTCTGCCCGCGTCTGGATGCGCCTGCCACGCCCGAACGGGTGCTGATGGCGGTGGCGCGGTTGCGGGCAGGGGCGTGA
- the xdhC gene encoding xanthine dehydrogenase accessory protein XdhC → MSALADFLSAHASVICVTLTRVRGSSPRNEGTDMFVAPHALCGTIGGGQLEHMAIERARAMLTDGALNAVMDVPLGPEIGQCCGGRVELSLVRMRQGDRRAALKKAQQAQAALPSVYVMGAGHVGRALADQLQHLPVNCVLVDTRPEELAQCRAAVDMRFSMIPEVEIATAPAGSAFVVLTHDHGLDFLLTSAALERGDAAYVGMIGSATKRVKFRNWLRDHCDGQSITDLNCPIGASGSRDKRPSVIAAFVVAEVMAELTSETAATAPTGEHNVPATGAQSDRTGRTA, encoded by the coding sequence ATGAGCGCGCTTGCTGATTTCCTGTCGGCCCATGCATCGGTGATCTGCGTGACGCTGACCCGCGTGCGCGGATCGTCGCCGCGCAACGAAGGCACGGATATGTTCGTGGCCCCGCACGCGCTGTGCGGCACCATCGGTGGCGGGCAGCTGGAGCATATGGCGATTGAACGCGCCCGCGCCATGCTGACAGACGGTGCATTGAACGCAGTCATGGACGTGCCGCTGGGGCCGGAGATCGGCCAGTGCTGCGGCGGGCGGGTCGAGCTGTCGCTGGTGCGGATGCGGCAGGGGGACCGGCGCGCGGCGCTGAAAAAGGCGCAACAGGCGCAGGCGGCTTTGCCGTCTGTCTATGTCATGGGCGCGGGGCATGTGGGCCGGGCGCTGGCGGACCAGTTGCAGCACCTGCCGGTGAACTGCGTGCTGGTCGACACCCGCCCCGAGGAACTGGCGCAGTGCCGTGCGGCTGTGGACATGCGGTTCAGCATGATCCCCGAGGTCGAGATTGCGACCGCCCCTGCGGGCAGCGCCTTTGTCGTGCTGACCCACGATCACGGGCTGGATTTCCTGCTGACATCGGCGGCGCTGGAACGGGGCGATGCGGCCTATGTGGGCATGATTGGGTCGGCCACCAAACGGGTGAAATTCCGCAACTGGCTGCGCGATCACTGCGACGGCCAGAGCATTACAGATTTGAATTGCCCCATCGGGGCAAGCGGCAGCCGCGACAAGCGGCCCAGCGTCATTGCGGCCTTTGTGGTTGCAGAAGTGATGGCTGAATTGACCTCTGAAACTGCCGCGACTGCCCCGACAGGGGAACACAATGTGCCTGCAACAGGCGCACAATCAGACCGGACAGGGAGGACCGCCTGA
- a CDS encoding xanthine/uracil/vitamin C permease: MDGKTYNYRLFARSDFSAFWALFTDNLINLIVLAGVCQFVFDMPAAIVFGRILPGAAVAIMAGVAVYTWLAKRAATRAGRDFTALPYGISTPVMFVYLFGVIGPIYWATNDPLLAWQVGIGAGFMGGIVAAMGAIVGPLLKRVTPRAGMLGTLCGIALVFIGTVPLATVFEDPYVGFASMIIILWGLVGRFRLPFNIPAGLLALIVGTVVALGTGKASVSLEGVAFYPPLPYFGDLIAGIQHLFANPELFLVLVPVQIYNFIETMNNVESAEAAGDTYPVATCQVTDGVGTMVGALFGSPFPTTAYIGHPAYKRMGAHSGYIIGVGLVIPFAVFFGLLAFLNNLIPVAAAAPVLVFVALSLITNTAHSVKTEHMAAVTIAMMPHISAFLMIKWGAMMGALAAVGAQALPQLGDPALTAALLQQGAHFEGHLALSQGAILTGLIWGAIVASVIDGNFRNAGGFALAAFGMSLVGIIHSASLHWPAFSGVAVGYLIAAAFLYIYPIFHRDDLVENQPLAGDAPQVTPGE; the protein is encoded by the coding sequence ATGGACGGCAAAACGTATAACTACAGACTGTTTGCGCGCAGTGATTTCAGCGCATTCTGGGCGTTGTTCACCGACAACCTGATCAACCTGATCGTGCTGGCGGGGGTGTGCCAGTTCGTGTTCGATATGCCCGCGGCCATCGTGTTCGGGCGCATCCTGCCCGGCGCGGCGGTGGCGATCATGGCGGGGGTTGCGGTCTATACTTGGCTGGCCAAACGTGCCGCCACGCGGGCGGGGCGTGATTTCACCGCACTGCCTTACGGCATTTCGACGCCGGTGATGTTTGTGTATCTGTTTGGCGTTATAGGGCCGATTTACTGGGCCACGAATGACCCGTTGCTGGCCTGGCAGGTGGGCATCGGCGCGGGGTTCATGGGCGGCATTGTTGCGGCGATGGGGGCCATCGTTGGCCCGCTGCTGAAACGTGTGACACCGCGCGCGGGCATGCTGGGCACCCTGTGCGGCATCGCGCTGGTGTTCATCGGCACGGTGCCCTTGGCCACGGTGTTCGAAGACCCCTATGTCGGCTTTGCCTCGATGATCATCATCCTGTGGGGGCTGGTGGGGCGGTTCCGCCTGCCGTTCAACATTCCCGCCGGTCTGCTGGCACTGATTGTCGGCACGGTTGTGGCATTGGGCACGGGCAAGGCCAGCGTCAGCCTGGAAGGCGTCGCGTTCTATCCGCCGCTGCCCTATTTCGGAGACCTGATTGCCGGCATCCAGCACCTGTTTGCCAACCCAGAACTGTTTCTGGTTCTGGTGCCGGTGCAGATCTACAACTTCATCGAAACCATGAACAACGTCGAAAGCGCCGAGGCGGCGGGGGATACCTATCCGGTGGCGACCTGTCAGGTGACCGACGGGGTGGGCACGATGGTGGGCGCGCTGTTCGGCTCGCCCTTTCCGACGACGGCCTATATCGGACATCCGGCGTACAAACGCATGGGCGCGCATTCGGGCTATATCATCGGGGTCGGGCTGGTCATTCCCTTTGCCGTGTTCTTTGGTCTGCTGGCCTTTCTGAACAACCTGATCCCCGTGGCCGCCGCCGCACCCGTGCTGGTGTTTGTCGCGCTGAGCCTGATCACCAACACAGCCCATTCGGTCAAGACCGAGCATATGGCGGCTGTCACCATTGCGATGATGCCGCATATCTCGGCGTTCCTGATGATCAAATGGGGTGCGATGATGGGCGCGCTGGCCGCTGTCGGGGCGCAGGCGTTGCCGCAACTGGGTGATCCGGCGCTGACCGCCGCCCTGCTGCAACAAGGTGCGCATTTTGAAGGCCACCTTGCCCTGAGCCAGGGGGCGATCCTGACCGGATTGATCTGGGGTGCCATCGTGGCCAGCGTGATCGACGGTAATTTCCGCAATGCGGGTGGCTTTGCGCTGGCGGCATTCGGCATGTCGCTGGTGGGGATCATCCATTCGGCCAGCCTGCACTGGCCCGCCTTCAGCGGGGTTGCCGTGGGCTATCTGATCGCGGCGGCGTTCCTGTATATCTATCCGATTTTCCACCGCGACGATCTGGTGGAAAACCAGCCGCTGGCAGGTGACGCACCGCAGGTTACCCCAGGGGAATAA
- the guaD gene encoding guanine deaminase: MTASQTLLRGRTLNFSAEPTGPEDTGAYRYCEDGAVLIEGGMIVASGDYASVAAQAVQPQVIDHRPHLLMAGFIDTHIHFPQVQVIASWGAQLLDWLNSYTFPEETRFASPEHSAAMAGRFYDLLLGHGTTTAVAYCSVHKTSADAFFAEAARRDMRMIGGKVMMDRNAPDALMDTPQSGYDDTQALIRDWHGKGRASYAITPRFAITSTPAQMEMAQALVAEYPDCYVQTHLSENHAEIALTRELYPQARDYLDVYQSYGLLGPKALLGHAIHLTPREIDALAQTGSRPVFCPTSNLFLGSGLFDDAGLRGRGIGNAIATDVGAGTSYSMLQTLNEGYKVLQLQGQSLHPLRAFHWITRGNAVTLGMEDRIGTLEAGTEADVVVLDARATPAMDLRMDRAGSLSDELFILQMLGDDRAVAQVYVAGRASKGAQTAPVLEAAI; this comes from the coding sequence ATGACAGCCAGCCAAACCCTGTTGCGTGGCCGCACGCTGAACTTTTCCGCCGAACCGACAGGGCCGGAAGACACCGGCGCCTATCGCTATTGCGAGGATGGCGCGGTGCTGATCGAGGGGGGCATGATCGTCGCCTCGGGCGATTATGCATCCGTCGCGGCCCAGGCGGTGCAGCCGCAGGTGATCGACCACCGCCCGCATCTGCTGATGGCGGGGTTCATCGACACGCATATCCATTTCCCGCAGGTGCAGGTGATTGCATCCTGGGGGGCGCAGCTGCTGGACTGGTTGAACAGCTATACGTTCCCCGAGGAGACCCGTTTCGCCAGCCCCGAACATAGTGCTGCGATGGCGGGCAGGTTCTACGACCTGTTGCTGGGGCATGGCACGACGACGGCGGTGGCCTATTGTTCGGTGCACAAGACATCTGCGGACGCGTTCTTTGCCGAGGCCGCGCGGCGCGACATGCGGATGATCGGCGGCAAGGTGATGATGGACCGCAACGCCCCCGACGCGCTGATGGACACGCCGCAATCAGGCTATGACGATACACAGGCGTTGATCCGCGACTGGCACGGCAAGGGGCGGGCGTCCTATGCGATCACGCCGCGCTTTGCCATCACCTCGACCCCCGCGCAGATGGAGATGGCGCAGGCGCTGGTGGCGGAATACCCCGATTGTTATGTGCAGACGCATCTGTCGGAGAACCACGCCGAGATTGCCCTTACCCGCGAGCTGTACCCGCAGGCGCGGGATTATCTGGATGTGTATCAGTCTTATGGTTTGCTTGGCCCCAAGGCGTTGCTGGGCCATGCCATCCACCTGACCCCGCGCGAGATTGACGCGCTGGCCCAGACGGGAAGCCGTCCGGTGTTTTGCCCCACGTCGAACCTGTTTCTGGGCAGCGGGCTGTTCGATGACGCGGGCCTGCGCGGGCGCGGGATCGGCAACGCGATTGCCACGGATGTGGGGGCGGGCACCAGCTATTCCATGCTGCAAACCCTGAACGAAGGCTACAAGGTGCTGCAATTGCAGGGCCAGTCGCTGCACCCCTTGCGCGCGTTCCACTGGATCACGCGGGGCAATGCGGTGACGCTGGGGATGGAGGACAGGATCGGCACGCTGGAGGCTGGCACCGAAGCCGATGTCGTGGTGCTGGACGCGCGCGCCACACCTGCGATGGACCTGCGGATGGACCGTGCGGGCAGCCTGTCGGACGAGCTGTTCATCCTGCAGATGCTGGGCGATGACCGCGCAGTCGCGCAGGTCTATGTTGCGGGGCGGGCCAGCAAGGGGGCGCAGACTGCGCCGGTGCTTGAGGCGGCCATTTAG